CCAGAAAAGGTTATCAGTGTGTTCGGAATTGAGTATAGCGCACTATTTGTAAAAATTGTGCACTGCAGCAATTTAAGTTGACTGCCACCTATCCGTTTGATTTCCTGTTGATTCCGGATTGCCCTTCGCTGGTCAGCCCAGCTTACTTGCGCCGGCCTGCTTTGCCTTGCCAATACTGGAATTCTGGCTCATGAACCTCAATGTCCAGTTCCATGATGGTGGTTTGCAGGCGGGCCTGCACATCGGCGACGGCCTGGTTGTAAACGAGGGGAGCAATCTCTTTA
The DNA window shown above is from Dechloromonas sp. HYN0024 and carries:
- a CDS encoding DUF2164 domain-containing protein, translated to MSLDLSKEASAAAITSIQRYFSENMEEEIGNLAAGALLGFFLKEIAPLVYNQAVADVQARLQTTIMELDIEVHEPEFQYWQGKAGRRK